From Ananas comosus cultivar F153 linkage group 8, ASM154086v1, whole genome shotgun sequence, one genomic window encodes:
- the LOC109713898 gene encoding protein PIR isoform X1 — protein MAIPVEEAIAALSTFSLEDEQADVQGLSVLLSSERYATSSPIEYGDVAAYRLSLGEDTKAINQLNSLIQEGKEMASILYTYRSCVKALPQLPDSMKHSQADLYLETYQVLDLEMSRLREIQRWQASAASKLAADMQRFSRPERLINGPTITHFWSMLKLLDVLLQLDHLKNAKASIPNDFSWYKRTFTQVSAQWQDIDSMREELDDLQIFLSTRWAILLNLHAEMFRANTVEDILQVLIVFCVESLELDFALLFLERHTLLRVLPVLVVLATSSEKESESLYKRVKINRLLNIFKNDPVIPAFPDLHLSPAAMLKELSTYFQSFASQTRLLTLPAPHEIPPRELQDYQRHYLIVNHMGTIRAEHDDFSIRFASAMNQVIILKSTDGTDTEWSREVKGNMYDMVVEGFQLLSRWTGKIWEQCAWKYSRPCKEPPSSDSQQNATTFFDYEKVVRYNYTAEERRALLELVSYIKSIGLMMQCCDTLVADALWETIHAEVQDFVQDKLDTMLRTTFRKKKDLSRILSDMRTLSADWMANTSKAVPELHSMHQENEDTRQNTFYPRPVAPTAAQVHCLQFLICELVSGGNLRKPGGLFGNSGSGISVEDLKQLETFFYKLSFFLHILDYTATIGSLADLGFLWFREFYLESSHVIQFPIECSLPWMLVDHVIESQDAGLIESILMPFDIYNDSAQHALTVLKQRFLYDEIEAEVDLCFDQLVYKLNEIIFSHYKSYAASALLDRSFISACDDGEKYFVKHVRFDGIFKLRRVKVLGRTIDLRSLITQRMNKLFRENMEYLFDRFENADLCSVVELQQLLDILEYTHRLLSKYLDLDSYSLMLNEMQENLSLISYSSRISSQIWNEMQNDFLPNFVLCNTTQRFVRSTKGTHHASQRTAISTGKPYFYCGSPDLNLAYQSLAGLYHEFFGIPHMFAVVKLLGFRSLPGIIRALLDHISSKITSMVPKITGLQEALPKSIGLLPFDGGIAGCQKVIHEQLTWEGKSELKAEVLHDLKEIGSALYWMSLLDIVLKQVDTTQFMQTAPWLGLVPGGDGQVKQIDSSNSPLTTLFNSATDAIVSNPTCPNPSPFLVMSKQAEAASLLYKANMNSGSVLEYALAFTSAALDRHYSKWSATPKTGFIDITTSKDFYRIFSGLQFGFLEESILDPSRKHEWLGDSVAWAGCTIMYLLGQQQHFELFDFSYQLLNVAEVENATLSLSLSSDRAKGSTFLQGYENLLEAIRKARRLNNHVFSMLKARCPLEDKVACAIKQSGAPLHRVKFVNTVSAFETLPQRGA, from the exons ATGGCGATCCCCGTGGAGGAGGCCATTGCAGCTCTCTCCACCTTCTCTCTCGAG GATGAGCAGGCAGATGTGCAGGGTTTATCTGTTCTTCTATCTAGCGAAAGATATGCAACTAGTAGCCCTATAG AGTATGGTGATGTTGCTGCTTATCGTTTATCTCTAGGAGAAGATACAAAAGCAATTAACCAACTG AATAGCCTGAttcaagaaggaaaagagatggCATCTATATTGTACACATATCGCAGCTGCGTTAAAGCTCTTCCACAG CTGCCTGATTCCATGAAGCATAGCCAAGCAGACTTATACCTGGAGACCTATCAAGTTCTGGACTTGGAGATGAGTCGTTTGCGTGAAATCCAGAGATGGCAAGCATCTGCTGCTTCTAAA CTGGCAGCTGACATGCAGAGATTTTCTAGGCCTGAGAGACTGATAAATGGACCCACCATAACTCATTTTTG GTCGATGTTGAAATTGCTTGATGTTTTACTACAACTTGATCATCTCAAAAATGCCAAGGCAAGCATTCCTAATGACTTTTCATGGTATAAGAG GACATTTACTCAAGTAAGCGCCCAGTGGCAGGACATAGATTCAATGAGAGAAGAGTTGGACGATCTGCAG ATTTTTTTAAGCACAAGATGGGCTATTTTACTTAATTTGCATGCCGAAATGTTTCGTGCAAACAC TGTGGAAGACATTCTGCAAGTTCTTATAGTATTTTGTGTGGAGTCGTTGGAGCTGGATTTTGCACTTCTTTTTCTGGAGCGTCACACCCTACTTCGTGTATTACCTGTTCTTGTGGTTCTAGCAACCTCGTCTGAGAAAGAGAGCGAGTCACTATATAAGAGAGTCAAAATTAACCGCCTTCTGAACATATTTAAG AATGATCCTGTCATTCCTGCATTTCCAGATCTTCATCTTTCACCTGCTGCAATGTTAAAGGAGTTGTCAACTTATTTCCAGAGTTTTGCAAGCCAAACTCGTTTACTAACTCTTCCAGCACCGCATGAAATTCCTCCCCGGGAGCTTCAAGA TTACCAAAGGCACTATTTAATTGTAAACCATATGGGGACTATTAGAGCAGAGCATGATGACTTCTCTATCCGCTTTGCTTCTGCTATGAATCAG GTTATAATACTGAAGTCAACGGATGGCACAGATACAGAGTGGTCCAGAGAAGTTAAAGGAAACATGTATGACATGGTTGTTGAAGGCTTTCAGCTTCTTAGTAGATGGACTGGTAAGATTTGGGAGCAATGTGCTTGGAAATATTCACGTCCTTGTAAAGAACCACCTTCTTCAGATTCCCAACAGAATGCTACAACGTTCTTCGACTATGAAAAG GTGGTTCGTTATAACTATACGGCAGAAGAAAGAAGAGCACTACTAGAACTTGTTAGTTACATAAAAAGTATTGGGTTGATGATGCAATGCTGTGACACATTAGTTGCAGATGCTTTGTGGGAAACAATACATGCAGAGGTGCAGGATTTTGTACAGGATAAACTTGATACAATGCTGCGAACAACATTCCGGAAAAAGAAAGATCTATCTAG GATTCTCTCTGATATGCGAACCTTATCAGCTGATTGGATGGCTAATACTAGCAAGGCAGTGCCTGAGCTGCATTCAATGCATCAAGAAAACGAGGACACGAGACAAAACACATTTTACCCGAGGCCAGTTGCTCCAACAGCAGCCCAG GTGCATTGCTTGCAATTTCTTATTTGTGAACTTGTATCTGGTGGTAATCTACGAAAACCTGGAGGACTATTTGGAAATAGTGGTTCTGGAATTTCAGTTGAAGATCTCAAGCAACTGGAGACCTTTTTCTACAAGCTCAGCTTTTTCCTGCATATTTTGGATTATACTG CCACAATTGGTTCATTAGCCGACCTTGGATTTCTGTGGTTTAGAGAATTCTATTTGGAATCTTCTCATGTTATTCAG TTTCCAATTGAGTGCTCCCTTCCCTGGATGCTGGTGGATCATGTAATTGAATCCCAAGATGCTGGACTAATAGAAAGCATTCTGATGCCATTTGATATCTACAATGATTCTGCTCAACATGCGTTAACTGTGCTGAAACAGCGATTTCTTTATGATGAAATTGAAGCTGAG GTTGATCTTTGTTTCGATCAGCTTGTTTATAAGCTTAATGAGATCATCTTTTCACATTATAAGAGCTATGCAGCCAG TGCATTACTTGATAGATCATTTATCTCTGCATGTGATGATGGTGAAAAGTACTTTGTTAAACATGTGCGATTTGATGGGATTTTCAAGTTGAGGAGAGTAAAG GTCTTGGGTAGGACTATTGATCTTAGAAGCTTGATTACACAAAGAATGAACAAGTTATTTCGAGAGAACATGGAATACTTGTTCGACCGTTTTGAGAATGCTGATCTTTGTAGTGTTGTG GAGCTTCAGCAACTATTGGACATCTTGGAGTATACCCATCGGTTACTATCAAAATATCTGGATCTGGATTCCTATTCTCTTATGCTGAATGAGATGCAAGAGAACCTTTCTCTTATTTCATACTCTAGTCGCATCTCTTCTCAG ATTTGGAACGAGATGCAGAATGACTTCTTACCTAACTTTGTGCTATGTAACACTACACAACGTTTCGTTCGATCTACTAAAGGAACTCACCATGCTTCTCAAAGGACAGCTATATCTACTGGAAAGCCGTATTTCTATTGTGGTTCTCCT GACTTGAACTTAGCATATCAAAGCCTTGCAGGACTCTACCATGAGTTCTTTGGGATCCCTCACATGTTTGCAGTTGTCAAACTTCTAGGCTTCAGATCATTACCTGGGATAATCCGTGCCTTATTAGATCACATCTCAAGCAAG ATAACTTCTATGGTGCCAAAAATCACTGGCTTACAAGAAGCATTACCAAAGTCTATCGGACTACTTCCTTTTGATGGTGGTATTGCAG GTTGCCAAAAGGTAATTCATGAACAATTAACTTGGGAAGGAAAATCGGAGCTCAAAGCAGAGGTTCTTCATGACCTTAAGGAAATTGGAAGCGCTTTATACTGGATGAGCCTTCTTGACATTGTATTG AAACAAGTTGACACAACACAGTTCATGCAGACAGCCCCATGGTTAGGGTTGGTCCCAGGAGGTGACGGACAAGTAAAACAGATTGATTCTAGCAATAGTCCCCTCACAACTTTGTTTAACTCTGCTACAGATGCAATTGTATCAAATCCTACCTGTCCAAATCCATCACCATTCCTCGTCATGTCAAAACAAGCGGAAGCTGCTA GTCTCTTGTACAAAGCAAATATGAACTCTGGAAGTGTGCTAGAATATGCTCTCGCTTTCACAAGTGCTGCATTGGATAGACACTACAGCAAATGGAGTGCAACTCCAAAGACGGGCTTTATCGACATCACAACATCAAAGGATTTCTATCGCATTTTTAGTGGCCTTCAATTT GGATTTCTAGAGGAGTCTATTCTAGATCCATCAAGAAAGCATGAATGGTTAGGTGACTCTGTGGCTTGGGCTGGTTGTACAATTATGTACTTGTTAGGACAGCAGCAGCACTTTGAGCTTTTTGACTTCTCATATCAACTCCTTAATGTGGCGGAAGTTGAAAATGCAACATTATCGCTGTCCCTCTCGTCTGATCGGGCCAAAGGCTCTACCTTCTTACAG GGTTACGAGAACCTTCTGGAAGCCATCAGGAAAGCAAGAAGGTTGAATAACCATGTATTCTCCATGTTGAAGGCGCGTTGCCCTCTGGAGGACAAGGTGGCATGTGCGATCAAGCAAAGTGGCGCTCCTTTGCATCGCGTGAAGTTTGTTAACACTGTTTCGGCCTTTGAGACACTGCCGCAGAGAGGTGCCTAA
- the LOC109713898 gene encoding protein PIR isoform X2 encodes MDEQADVQGLSVLLSSERYATSSPIEYGDVAAYRLSLGEDTKAINQLNSLIQEGKEMASILYTYRSCVKALPQLPDSMKHSQADLYLETYQVLDLEMSRLREIQRWQASAASKLAADMQRFSRPERLINGPTITHFWSMLKLLDVLLQLDHLKNAKASIPNDFSWYKRTFTQVSAQWQDIDSMREELDDLQIFLSTRWAILLNLHAEMFRANTVEDILQVLIVFCVESLELDFALLFLERHTLLRVLPVLVVLATSSEKESESLYKRVKINRLLNIFKNDPVIPAFPDLHLSPAAMLKELSTYFQSFASQTRLLTLPAPHEIPPRELQDYQRHYLIVNHMGTIRAEHDDFSIRFASAMNQVIILKSTDGTDTEWSREVKGNMYDMVVEGFQLLSRWTGKIWEQCAWKYSRPCKEPPSSDSQQNATTFFDYEKVVRYNYTAEERRALLELVSYIKSIGLMMQCCDTLVADALWETIHAEVQDFVQDKLDTMLRTTFRKKKDLSRILSDMRTLSADWMANTSKAVPELHSMHQENEDTRQNTFYPRPVAPTAAQVHCLQFLICELVSGGNLRKPGGLFGNSGSGISVEDLKQLETFFYKLSFFLHILDYTATIGSLADLGFLWFREFYLESSHVIQFPIECSLPWMLVDHVIESQDAGLIESILMPFDIYNDSAQHALTVLKQRFLYDEIEAEVDLCFDQLVYKLNEIIFSHYKSYAASALLDRSFISACDDGEKYFVKHVRFDGIFKLRRVKVLGRTIDLRSLITQRMNKLFRENMEYLFDRFENADLCSVVELQQLLDILEYTHRLLSKYLDLDSYSLMLNEMQENLSLISYSSRISSQIWNEMQNDFLPNFVLCNTTQRFVRSTKGTHHASQRTAISTGKPYFYCGSPDLNLAYQSLAGLYHEFFGIPHMFAVVKLLGFRSLPGIIRALLDHISSKITSMVPKITGLQEALPKSIGLLPFDGGIAGCQKVIHEQLTWEGKSELKAEVLHDLKEIGSALYWMSLLDIVLKQVDTTQFMQTAPWLGLVPGGDGQVKQIDSSNSPLTTLFNSATDAIVSNPTCPNPSPFLVMSKQAEAASLLYKANMNSGSVLEYALAFTSAALDRHYSKWSATPKTGFIDITTSKDFYRIFSGLQFGFLEESILDPSRKHEWLGDSVAWAGCTIMYLLGQQQHFELFDFSYQLLNVAEVENATLSLSLSSDRAKGSTFLQGYENLLEAIRKARRLNNHVFSMLKARCPLEDKVACAIKQSGAPLHRVKFVNTVSAFETLPQRGA; translated from the exons ATG GATGAGCAGGCAGATGTGCAGGGTTTATCTGTTCTTCTATCTAGCGAAAGATATGCAACTAGTAGCCCTATAG AGTATGGTGATGTTGCTGCTTATCGTTTATCTCTAGGAGAAGATACAAAAGCAATTAACCAACTG AATAGCCTGAttcaagaaggaaaagagatggCATCTATATTGTACACATATCGCAGCTGCGTTAAAGCTCTTCCACAG CTGCCTGATTCCATGAAGCATAGCCAAGCAGACTTATACCTGGAGACCTATCAAGTTCTGGACTTGGAGATGAGTCGTTTGCGTGAAATCCAGAGATGGCAAGCATCTGCTGCTTCTAAA CTGGCAGCTGACATGCAGAGATTTTCTAGGCCTGAGAGACTGATAAATGGACCCACCATAACTCATTTTTG GTCGATGTTGAAATTGCTTGATGTTTTACTACAACTTGATCATCTCAAAAATGCCAAGGCAAGCATTCCTAATGACTTTTCATGGTATAAGAG GACATTTACTCAAGTAAGCGCCCAGTGGCAGGACATAGATTCAATGAGAGAAGAGTTGGACGATCTGCAG ATTTTTTTAAGCACAAGATGGGCTATTTTACTTAATTTGCATGCCGAAATGTTTCGTGCAAACAC TGTGGAAGACATTCTGCAAGTTCTTATAGTATTTTGTGTGGAGTCGTTGGAGCTGGATTTTGCACTTCTTTTTCTGGAGCGTCACACCCTACTTCGTGTATTACCTGTTCTTGTGGTTCTAGCAACCTCGTCTGAGAAAGAGAGCGAGTCACTATATAAGAGAGTCAAAATTAACCGCCTTCTGAACATATTTAAG AATGATCCTGTCATTCCTGCATTTCCAGATCTTCATCTTTCACCTGCTGCAATGTTAAAGGAGTTGTCAACTTATTTCCAGAGTTTTGCAAGCCAAACTCGTTTACTAACTCTTCCAGCACCGCATGAAATTCCTCCCCGGGAGCTTCAAGA TTACCAAAGGCACTATTTAATTGTAAACCATATGGGGACTATTAGAGCAGAGCATGATGACTTCTCTATCCGCTTTGCTTCTGCTATGAATCAG GTTATAATACTGAAGTCAACGGATGGCACAGATACAGAGTGGTCCAGAGAAGTTAAAGGAAACATGTATGACATGGTTGTTGAAGGCTTTCAGCTTCTTAGTAGATGGACTGGTAAGATTTGGGAGCAATGTGCTTGGAAATATTCACGTCCTTGTAAAGAACCACCTTCTTCAGATTCCCAACAGAATGCTACAACGTTCTTCGACTATGAAAAG GTGGTTCGTTATAACTATACGGCAGAAGAAAGAAGAGCACTACTAGAACTTGTTAGTTACATAAAAAGTATTGGGTTGATGATGCAATGCTGTGACACATTAGTTGCAGATGCTTTGTGGGAAACAATACATGCAGAGGTGCAGGATTTTGTACAGGATAAACTTGATACAATGCTGCGAACAACATTCCGGAAAAAGAAAGATCTATCTAG GATTCTCTCTGATATGCGAACCTTATCAGCTGATTGGATGGCTAATACTAGCAAGGCAGTGCCTGAGCTGCATTCAATGCATCAAGAAAACGAGGACACGAGACAAAACACATTTTACCCGAGGCCAGTTGCTCCAACAGCAGCCCAG GTGCATTGCTTGCAATTTCTTATTTGTGAACTTGTATCTGGTGGTAATCTACGAAAACCTGGAGGACTATTTGGAAATAGTGGTTCTGGAATTTCAGTTGAAGATCTCAAGCAACTGGAGACCTTTTTCTACAAGCTCAGCTTTTTCCTGCATATTTTGGATTATACTG CCACAATTGGTTCATTAGCCGACCTTGGATTTCTGTGGTTTAGAGAATTCTATTTGGAATCTTCTCATGTTATTCAG TTTCCAATTGAGTGCTCCCTTCCCTGGATGCTGGTGGATCATGTAATTGAATCCCAAGATGCTGGACTAATAGAAAGCATTCTGATGCCATTTGATATCTACAATGATTCTGCTCAACATGCGTTAACTGTGCTGAAACAGCGATTTCTTTATGATGAAATTGAAGCTGAG GTTGATCTTTGTTTCGATCAGCTTGTTTATAAGCTTAATGAGATCATCTTTTCACATTATAAGAGCTATGCAGCCAG TGCATTACTTGATAGATCATTTATCTCTGCATGTGATGATGGTGAAAAGTACTTTGTTAAACATGTGCGATTTGATGGGATTTTCAAGTTGAGGAGAGTAAAG GTCTTGGGTAGGACTATTGATCTTAGAAGCTTGATTACACAAAGAATGAACAAGTTATTTCGAGAGAACATGGAATACTTGTTCGACCGTTTTGAGAATGCTGATCTTTGTAGTGTTGTG GAGCTTCAGCAACTATTGGACATCTTGGAGTATACCCATCGGTTACTATCAAAATATCTGGATCTGGATTCCTATTCTCTTATGCTGAATGAGATGCAAGAGAACCTTTCTCTTATTTCATACTCTAGTCGCATCTCTTCTCAG ATTTGGAACGAGATGCAGAATGACTTCTTACCTAACTTTGTGCTATGTAACACTACACAACGTTTCGTTCGATCTACTAAAGGAACTCACCATGCTTCTCAAAGGACAGCTATATCTACTGGAAAGCCGTATTTCTATTGTGGTTCTCCT GACTTGAACTTAGCATATCAAAGCCTTGCAGGACTCTACCATGAGTTCTTTGGGATCCCTCACATGTTTGCAGTTGTCAAACTTCTAGGCTTCAGATCATTACCTGGGATAATCCGTGCCTTATTAGATCACATCTCAAGCAAG ATAACTTCTATGGTGCCAAAAATCACTGGCTTACAAGAAGCATTACCAAAGTCTATCGGACTACTTCCTTTTGATGGTGGTATTGCAG GTTGCCAAAAGGTAATTCATGAACAATTAACTTGGGAAGGAAAATCGGAGCTCAAAGCAGAGGTTCTTCATGACCTTAAGGAAATTGGAAGCGCTTTATACTGGATGAGCCTTCTTGACATTGTATTG AAACAAGTTGACACAACACAGTTCATGCAGACAGCCCCATGGTTAGGGTTGGTCCCAGGAGGTGACGGACAAGTAAAACAGATTGATTCTAGCAATAGTCCCCTCACAACTTTGTTTAACTCTGCTACAGATGCAATTGTATCAAATCCTACCTGTCCAAATCCATCACCATTCCTCGTCATGTCAAAACAAGCGGAAGCTGCTA GTCTCTTGTACAAAGCAAATATGAACTCTGGAAGTGTGCTAGAATATGCTCTCGCTTTCACAAGTGCTGCATTGGATAGACACTACAGCAAATGGAGTGCAACTCCAAAGACGGGCTTTATCGACATCACAACATCAAAGGATTTCTATCGCATTTTTAGTGGCCTTCAATTT GGATTTCTAGAGGAGTCTATTCTAGATCCATCAAGAAAGCATGAATGGTTAGGTGACTCTGTGGCTTGGGCTGGTTGTACAATTATGTACTTGTTAGGACAGCAGCAGCACTTTGAGCTTTTTGACTTCTCATATCAACTCCTTAATGTGGCGGAAGTTGAAAATGCAACATTATCGCTGTCCCTCTCGTCTGATCGGGCCAAAGGCTCTACCTTCTTACAG GGTTACGAGAACCTTCTGGAAGCCATCAGGAAAGCAAGAAGGTTGAATAACCATGTATTCTCCATGTTGAAGGCGCGTTGCCCTCTGGAGGACAAGGTGGCATGTGCGATCAAGCAAAGTGGCGCTCCTTTGCATCGCGTGAAGTTTGTTAACACTGTTTCGGCCTTTGAGACACTGCCGCAGAGAGGTGCCTAA
- the LOC109713899 gene encoding dirigent protein 18-like — translation MGSPSVAITFLLLIVTVHLAAIHAQTSTATAGIGTTAQPQGGGAAAATATAAGDVALELYLHDVLGGTSPTARPITGLLGNIYNGQVPFARPIGFVPPKNGVAIPNTNGAIPTVNGNNGVPLDTGLAGSGFVQTPNGPAATAQAQTQLGPDGLGLGFGTITVIDDILTNGPDIGAQPIGKAQGVYVASSADGSAQMMAFTAMMEGGEYGDTLNFFGVYKIGTAMSRLSVTGGTGKFKGAGGFAEVRPLIPSGQHVTDGSETLLRITVHLTY, via the coding sequence ATGGGATCGCCATCAGTTGCCATCACCTTTCTTCTTCTAATAGTTACCGTTCACTTGGCAGCGATCCATGCGCAAACGTCGACCGCAACTGCCGGAATTGGGACTACCGCGCAACCGCAAGGCGGCGGAGCTGCCGCTGCCACCGCCACTGCCGCAGGAGATGTGGCCCTTGAGCTATACTTGCATGATGTCCTCGGCGGCACGAGCCCAACGGCCCGGCCCATTACCGGCTTGCTAGGGAACATCTACAATGGCCAAGTCCCCTTCGCCCGGCCCATTGGGTTCGTCCCTCCGAAGAACGGGGTGGCGATTCCCAACACCAACGGGGCGATCCCCACCGTCAACGGGAACAACGGCGTCCCGCTAGACACGGGCCTTGCCGGATCGGGCTTCGTGCAGACGCCCAATGGGCCGGCTGCCACGGCCCAGGCCCAAACCCAGTTGGGCCCTGATGGGCTCGGGCTTGGGTTCGGTACCATCACTGTCATCGACGATATCCTCACAAATGGGCCCGATATTGGGGCCCAGCCCATTGGGAAGGCCCAAGGGGTCTACGTAGCGAGCTCCGCCGACGGGTCGGCCCAAATGATGGCCTTCACAGCTATGATGGAGGGTGGGGAGTATGGTGACACACTAAACTTTTTCGGAGTGTACAAGATTGGGACCGCAATGTCGCGGTTGTCGGTGACCGGAGGGACTGGAAAGTTTAAAGGGGCTGGCGGGTTCGCGGAGGTCCGGCCGCTGATTCCGTCGGGCCAGCATGTGACTGATGGGTCTGAAACTCTGCTAAGAATCACAGTTCATCTCACATATTAG
- the LOC109714110 gene encoding ankyrin repeat domain-containing protein 13D yields MAEAAGGVEVGRYAHSPVHRAVAARDHAALRRILAALPRLAADPAGIRTEAESAVAVRLGDAAAVEMLMAAGADWSLQNEQGWSALQEAICAREEGLAKIIVRHYQPLAWAKWCRRLPRLVAAMRRMRDFYMEITFHFESSVIPFISRIAPSDTYKIWKRGSNLRADMTLAGFDGFRIQRSDQSILFLGDGSEDGKVPPGALCMISHKEKEVMNALEGAGAPASESEVEQEVSAMSQTNIFRPGIDVTQAVLLPQLTWRRQERTEMVGPWKAKVYDMHNVVVSVKSRRVPGAMTDEEFFSSCNENDTESEEFEEILTEDERKQLENALKMESPDIVDEVHSDSFVGPRRSCYESREIPIEEGGSSCGNGESSKNDKKGWFGNWGRKGQSNSNKQDAPKRVAPPRSSLCVDEKVSDLLGESPSRFNSRAGRHSVEVVTTGEDLRRVRDRVPRKGTTSSETANRKKEDSKESEYKKGLRPILWLSPNFPLRTEELLPLLDILANKVKAIRRLRELLTTKLPAGTFPVKVAIPVVPTIRVIVTFTKFEELQPSEEFSTPPSSPTRSKSPAVVTQSTSSSWIQWIKAPYRQNYTTLGPSSRVEDIQDPFAIPSDYTWTTPEAKKKKMMESKNKSKKGKNPKQ; encoded by the exons ATGGCCGAAGCGGCGGGGGGGGTCGAGGTGGGGAGGTACGCGCACAGCCCCGTGCAcagggcggtggcggcgcgggaCCACGCGGCGCTGCGGCGGATCCTGGCGGCGCTGCCGCGGCTGGCGGCGGACCCGGCGGGGATCCGGACGGAGGCGGAGTCGGCGGTCGCGGTCCGGCTGGgcgacgccgccgccgtggAGATGCTCATGGCCGCCGGCGCCGACTGGAGCCTCCAGAACGAGCAGGGGTGGAGCGCGCTCCAGGAGGCGATCTGCGCGCGCGAGGAGGGCCTCGCGAAGATCATCGTCCGCCACTACCAGCCCCTCGCCTGGGCCAAGTGGtgccgccgcctcccccgccTCGTCGCCGCCATGCGCCGGATGCGCGACTTCTACATGGAGATCACCTTCCACTTCGAGAGCTCCGTCATCCCCTTCATCTCCCGAATCGCCCCCTCCGACACCTACAAGATCTGGAAGCGGGGCTCCAACCTCCGCGCCGACATGACGCTCGCCGGATTCGACGGATTCCGCATCCAGCGATCCGACCAGAGCATCCTCTTCCTCGGAGACGGATCCGAGGACGGCAAGGTCCCCCCCGGCGCGCTGTGCATGATCTCGCACAAGGAGAAAGAGGTGATGAACGCCTTGGAAGGGGCGGGGGCTCCGGCGTCGGAGTCCGAGGTCGAGCAGGAGGTGTCCGCCATGTCGCAGACGAACATCTTCAGGCCCGGGATCGACGTCACCCAGGCCGTGCTCCTCCCGCAGCTCACGTGGCGGCGGCAGGAGCGGACGGAGATGGTCGGCCCCTGGAAGGCCAAGGTCTACGATATGCACAATGTGGTGGTCAGCGTGAAGTCGAGGCGCGTGCCCGGCGCGATGACCGACGAGGAGTTCTTCTCCTCTTGCAACGAGAACGATACCGAGAGCGAGGAGTTCGAGGAAATCTTAACCGAGGACGAGAGGAAGCAGCTGGAAAATGCCCTTAAAATGGAGTCGCCGGATATTGTCGACGAAGTTCACTCCGACTCGTTCGTGGGGCCTCGGCGCAGTTGCTACGAATCGAGGGAGATTCCAATCGAGGAGGGCGGTAGCAGCTGCGGAAACGGTGAGAGCAGCAAGAATGATAAGAAAGGGTGGTTCGGTAACTGGGGACGGAAGGGACAGAGTAATAGTAACAAGCAAGACGCGCCGAAGAGGGTTGCTCCGCCAAGGAGCTCGCTTTGTGTAGATGAGAAGGTGAGTGATCTTCTCGGTGAATCTCCGTCTAGGTTTAATAGTAGAGCAGGGCGGCATTCGGTGGAGGTAGTTACAACCGGTGAAGACCTTAGAAGAGTTAGGGATAGGGTTCCGAGAAAAGGTACGACGAGTTCGGAGACTGCGAATAGGAAAAAGGAGGACAGTAAGGAGAGCGAGTACAAGAAAGGGTTGCGGCCCATTCTCTGGCTTTCGCCGAATTTCCCACTTCGGACTGAGGAGCTGTTGCCCCTGCTTGACATCCTTGCAAACAAGGTCAAGGCGATACGGCGTTTAAGAGAGCTTCTTACCACAAAGCTCCCCGCAGGAACTTTTCCAGTCAAG GTTGCGATTCCAGTTGTACCGACAATTAGGGTTATCGTTACATTTACAAAATTTGAGGAGCTACAACCATCAGAAGAGTTCTCCACCCCTCCTTCGAGCCCTACCCGAAGCAAAAGCCCCGCCGTAGTAACGCAGAGCACGAGTTCATCATGGATCCAGTGGATCAAGGCGCCTTACCGCCAAAACTACACGACGCTGGGGCCCAGTAGCCGCGTGGAGGACATCCAGGATCCCTTTGCGATTCCATCCGATTACACTTGGACGACCCCCgaagcgaagaagaagaagatgatggagagCAAGAACAAGTCCAAGAAAGGAAAGAATCCGAAGCAGTGA